A genomic window from Salvelinus namaycush isolate Seneca unplaced genomic scaffold, SaNama_1.0 Scaffold600, whole genome shotgun sequence includes:
- the LOC120042037 gene encoding zinc finger CW-type PWWP domain protein 2-like gives MSLLPDLNANEDETSYYADKTWVQCESPRCLKWRLVPKGDEAVAELDHDKSWRCHMNPDPLFSHCNIPQGPFPNNSQFKEHGLKVVYFLLPVGSLVLVKGCNWPWWPAILSPDPNVEEYVRLDSEGYVEHYHVEFLGKPHTRYWAAAKHVELYHTSSTKPKYRNMRGAMRKSYEVAMEEVAKVREMGCEERLQISHFQPQELLFQAQRLMHAIERMLRQCSNQQDNQGKVETFRF, from the exons atgagtcTTCTTCCAGACCTGAATGCCAATGAGGATGAAACATCCTACTATGCAGACAAGACCTGGGTCCAGTGCGAGTCTCCCAGATGCCTGAAGTGGAGACTGGTACCAAAGGGTGATGAAGCGGTGGCTGAGCTGGACCATGACAAGTCCTGGCGCTGTCATATGAACCCAGACCCTCTATTCAGCCACTGCAACATCCCTCAGGGCCCTTTCCCCAACAACTCCCAGTTCAAGGAACATGGCCTGAAGGTGGTGTACTTCCTGCTTCCTGTCGGGAGCCTGGTGCTGGTGAAAGGATGCAACTGGCCATG GTGGCCAGCCATTCTAAGTCCAGACCCCAACGTGGAGGAGTATGTGAGGCTGGACAGCGAGGGTTATGTGGAGCACTACCATGTTGAGTTCCTGGGGAAACCTCACACCAGATACTGGGCTGCTGCCAAGCATGTCGAACTCTACCACACCTCCTCCACTAAA CCCAAATACAGGAACATGCGAGGTGCTATGAGGAAGTCGTATGAGGTGGCGATGGAGGAGGTGGCTAAGGTCAGGGAGATGGGATGTGAGGAGAGACTGCAGATCAGCCACTTCCAGCCTCAGGAAT tgttgttTCAGGCTCAGAGGTTAATGCATGCCATTGAGAGGATGCTCAGACAATGCTCCAACCAGCAGGACAACCAGGGCAAGGTAGAGACATTTAGGTTCTAG